The genomic region GCGATGGCCCTCGTGCCGACCGCCCTCGTCCTCTACCAGCCCGACATGGGCACCGCGATGCTTTTCCTGCCGGTCCTGTTTCTGATGCTGTTCGCGGCGGGGGCGCGCGGCAGGCACCTGGCGGCCATCATCGCCATGGGCCTGGTGATGGTGCCCGTCTTCTACTCCTCGATGCGGGGCTACCAGCGGATGCGGATCGATTCCTGGCTTCTGTACGGATGTGCCGAGCGCCTGCACTTTGCGATCGACCGCGCCGAACCCGCCGACGAGAATGAAGAGCAGGCCGAAGCGCCCGGACAGGCCGCCGCACCCGCCATCGTGAAGCCGCGGCCGACCTTCTCGGACGACCAGAAGGCGGACCTCGTCCGCGAGGTGACCGGCATGTGGCGGTTCCGCCTCTGGCGCCTCGCGACCCGCCTCTCCTGGGGCGAGGACCAGGCCGACTTCGCCGCCGCTCGACGCCACCTCTTCGCCGCTCTCGAAGAAGACCCCGGACCGAAGAGTTTCGATGCCCTTCGGCAATTTTTCGGCACGCTCCTGGCCGGACCCAGCCACCAACTCTTTCAGGCCAAGATCGCCGTCGGATCGGGAGGCCTGTGGGGTCGAGGCTGGCTCCGGGGCTCCCAGACCCGCCACGGCCTGCTGCCCGAGGCCGCCACCGACTTCATCTTCCCCGTCGTTGCGGAACAGTTCGGCTACCTGGGCGCCGTCGCCATTGTCTTTCTCTACGGCCTCTTGTGCTTGTTCGGCGTGGACGTGAGTTTTTCGACGACCGAGCCTTTCGGCAAACTGCTTGTGGTTGGCGTGGTGGCGCTCTTTGCGGCCCAGAGTTTCCTCAACATCGCGATGTCAATCGGCCTGATGCCCGTTACGGGCATCACCCTGCCGCTGATGAGTTACGGCGGGTCGAGCCTCGTCAGTTCGTGCCTGGCGCTGGGCCTTTTGTGCAACGTGGCGTTGCGGCGTCTCTATCTCATCGCCCCGCGTCCGTTCGAGTGGCGGGAGTAGTTAAAGCCCAGGGATGAGCGCAGCGAATCCCTGGGACGCCGTTCGAGCCGCCCGCCGCGATTCCCTTCGCCGTTCCCTCTCCCTTGACGG from Planctomycetota bacterium harbors:
- a CDS encoding FtsW/RodA/SpoVE family cell cycle protein produces the protein MFRSEYWYRFPWVMMLAVLALAALGVAGIYAATCGGAEPIPFADTLAAKQIAFLAVALAVFGAALLPGYTRLARWSYWFYAFSLAALVFLAAMRFLRLEIPGILYPTNNAYSWIRIPGIGQKVQPSELAKIAFIMSLAYYLRYRKNYRRFAGLLVPFAMALVPTALVLYQPDMGTAMLFLPVLFLMLFAAGARGRHLAAIIAMGLVMVPVFYSSMRGYQRMRIDSWLLYGCAERLHFAIDRAEPADENEEQAEAPGQAAAPAIVKPRPTFSDDQKADLVREVTGMWRFRLWRLATRLSWGEDQADFAAARRHLFAALEEDPGPKSFDALRQFFGTLLAGPSHQLFQAKIAVGSGGLWGRGWLRGSQTRHGLLPEAATDFIFPVVAEQFGYLGAVAIVFLYGLLCLFGVDVSFSTTEPFGKLLVVGVVALFAAQSFLNIAMSIGLMPVTGITLPLMSYGGSSLVSSCLALGLLCNVALRRLYLIAPRPFEWRE